Below is a window of Geomonas oryzisoli DNA.
GGGAGGGCGCGACCTTCCTGGAAAGCCTGCCCGACCTGCGCCAGAACCAGGAGGAAATGCTGGCCGAGCGCCAGGAGGCCACCATGCTGGAGCAGACGGTGGCAAGCGCTCTCGAGCAGCTCAACGAGAAGGAGCGCTTCGTCATAGAGCACCGCGTCTCGGCTGACCAGCCGCTGACCCTGCAGGAGATCGCCGACCACTTCTCCATTTCACGCGAGCGGGTGCGGCAGATCGAGGAAGGCGCGCTCAAGAAGATGAAGCGCTTCCTGACCCCGCTGGTATTGGAACAGGCGGCTTAAGCGAAAACAAGGGGACTGGCTCCGACAGGTGCCTGTCCCCCTGGCACATGAGAAAACCAAATAGCAAAGGGCGGCTTCCCTGACGGAGCCGCCCTTTTTTGCGTTTGTGTTGCCTTCTCATCAAGGGAGGGGGAGCCCAGGTTCGAGCTTGGCCTTGTCGCGCAGGTCGGCCACGTATTCCGCCACCAGCCGCAGCATCTTCTCCCGTTTCAGATAGGCGTGGATCTCCTCCTTCGCCTCCTCGTAGCTTTCCAGGCGCGGGCCGCGCTTCTCGGTCACCTTCACGATATGAAAGCCGTGCCTTGTCTGCACCAGGTCGCTGATCTCTCCCGGCTTTAGTGTGAACACCGCCTGTTCCAGCGGCGGATCGAGCTCCCCCTTCCTGAAAAAACCAAGGTCACCGCCGCGCACCTTGCTGGGGCAGTCCGAATGCGATTGTGCCAGTATGCCGAAATCCTCTCCCTGGCGGACCCGGTGCAGCAGGATCTCCGCCCGCTCGCGCGCCCGCTTCTTGTCCTGCTCCTGAGCGCACCCGGCGACCGTCACGAGGATATGGCTTGCCCTGACGCTGCTCCCGGTCTTGAAGCGTTCCCGGTTCGTCTCGTAGAAGCCTTTCGCCTCGTCCGCCCCGACGCTGACCCGCGTCGCAAACTTGTGCTCAACGAAACGGTTGATTACCAGCTCTTTGCGCACCATCTGCTCCCAAAGCGGCAGGGTGAGACCG
It encodes the following:
- a CDS encoding peptidylprolyl isomerase — its product is MSLWRRVIAAAVTIPLLLINLLACSPTDQKQQAQASPTPQQSPPTAPVHRVNGEVITRAELDRAVRDLVETRHLRQPLGAQELASLKKEALEGLVSAELLYQAALKSKIGNMEQEVAHVIAADRARYQGGEAYARDMSKAGLTLPLWEQMVRKELVINRFVEHKFATRVSVGADEAKGFYETNRERFKTGSSVRASHILVTVAGCAQEQDKKRARERAEILLHRVRQGEDFGILAQSHSDCPSKVRGGDLGFFRKGELDPPLEQAVFTLKPGEISDLVQTRHGFHIVKVTEKRGPRLESYEEAKEEIHAYLKREKMLRLVAEYVADLRDKAKLEPGLPLP